Below is a genomic region from Qingrenia yutianensis.
CTCGGCAACGGTGCTTCCAAGTTGTCTTTCACAGCAAATCATAAAGCCCTTGAAGAAACTACAAACGGAAACACAATCACCATTGCGTCTACTTACAAGAACATCTACAAGCTCGGGCAACGTATCGAAATAGGCACATCGTTGGGTGCAAATAACAAAACAACAACACCGAGAACGATAACGGCTATCATAACAGATGAGGAAACCGGGCAAACGACAATCACATTTGATGGGGACCCAATTACTATTGCTGTCGGAAATATGATGTGGAATGTTGCTCCATTGAACGGCTCTTGCGATGCATTAAACGGTAAAAGCGGTTGGCTCGCCGGAGAAAACAATTACACAAACACATTTGCAGACGTGAATTACCGCGGCATTGAGGGCTTCCACGCAAAGCTATTCAGATTTATTGACGGCGTAAATATCAAAGACGGGGTCGTATATTATGCGAACAGCATAGCAGACTACGCAGACGGTGTTTATGACGGCAAATATAGAGCGGTCGGATATTCAAATGCAGAAACAAGTGGTTATGTGTCCGCTTTCGGATATGATGAAAAAGCCCCGTGGGTAATGTTCCCGTCAGCAGCAGTTGGAAAGCCATCAACCTTTGTTCCCGATTACTATTATCAGAACACAGGCGAATGCCTGCTCTTGCTCGGCGGTGCTTGGAGCTACGGTACTGGCGCCGGAGCGTTCTTATTTGACTGCCGCAACGCTTTCTCGTCCTCGTACTGTTTCTTCGGGTCACACCTTCTTGTCAAAAAGCCGTAAGAATACTATAAAAAATAACGGAGGTATTTTAAAATGGACAAAATGTATTTATTCAAAAACGAGAACGAAGTAACCGAATACGACGGTTCACCGCTTAGGTTTTACGTCGGAAAAAAGCTTATCAAGCAGATTTTTTCACCGACGGAGGACGAATTAAAGGGTTTTGGTTATAAAAAACTTATTCCGGCGATTATGCCCGAATACGATGCGGAAACGCAGTATTTGAGCAAAAAATACGCTGACGGCGAGGATATAACCGAAACATACGAGGTTCGCGATATACCTGCGGAAACTGAAATAACTGAAGAAACTGAAGAAACGGAGGAGTGACAAATGAAAGTATATTTTAATTTATTCGTGTCTATTATGGGCGGAATTGCCGCCTACTTTTTGGGAGGCTTGACAATGGCAATTCAGGCGCTTTTAATTTTTATGACGGTTGACTACATAACAGGGTTTATGGTTGCGTTTGTTTTTCAGAAATCACCGAAAAGCGATAGCGGAGGCTACAACAGTAAGGCAGGTTTTAGAGGATTGTGCAAAAAGGTTGCAATTTTGTTGCTTGTCGGCGCGGCGCACAGGCTTGATTTGGTTGTGGGTGTCGATTTTATCCGCGACAGTGTGATTTGCGGTTATTGCGCAAACGAGCTTATATCAATAATTGAAAATCTCGGTCTTATGGACGTGTATATTCCGCCCGTTATCAAAAAGGGAATTGACATTTTGCAGAAAAAAAGCAACGGTGATGATGGCGCGGCGCAGGAGTGACGGGCATATGATGAATTGACGGGACGATGTGGGCATCGTCCCCTACAAATAATGAGGTGATACAAAATGAAAATATTTATTGACCCGGGGCACAACTATTCGGGTGCGGACACGGGCGCGGCCGGGAACGGCTTAAGAGAACAGGACGTTTCATATTTTGTGGGTTCGTATCTTACAAAATATTTATCTGACGCAGGATTTGACGTGAAATGCTCGCGCAACAAACTTGCGGACAATGTGGCGGCGACGTTTAACAGGAGCATAAACTATCGGTATATGCAGGCGAATGAGTTTAAGGCGGACTATTTTATTTCGCTCCACTGCGACGCGTCGGCGGACAAAGACGCGAAAGGCGCGCACGTTTGCGTATATTCCAAAAATTCAACCGCGGAAAGGTTAGCAAGCGCGGTAATTAAAAAACTTATCCCTTTGGGACTGGACGGCAGAAGCGAGAAAATAGTCGAGCGCAAAAACTTGGGCGTTTTAAAGCACACAAATATGCCGGCGATACTTATTGAAATGGGATTTATAACAAATCCCGAAAACGCAAATCTTATGCGGTCGCCCGAGATGATTGCAAGGG
It encodes:
- a CDS encoding phage holin family protein; this encodes MKVYFNLFVSIMGGIAAYFLGGLTMAIQALLIFMTVDYITGFMVAFVFQKSPKSDSGGYNSKAGFRGLCKKVAILLLVGAAHRLDLVVGVDFIRDSVICGYCANELISIIENLGLMDVYIPPVIKKGIDILQKKSNGDDGAAQE
- a CDS encoding N-acetylmuramoyl-L-alanine amidase family protein; translated protein: MKIFIDPGHNYSGADTGAAGNGLREQDVSYFVGSYLTKYLSDAGFDVKCSRNKLADNVAATFNRSINYRYMQANEFKADYFISLHCDASADKDAKGAHVCVYSKNSTAERLASAVIKKLIPLGLDGRSEKIVERKNLGVLKHTNMPAILIEMGFITNPENANLMRSPEMIARAIFEGICEFTGIKTEKEYMSVNDTIALMSDRGIISDTEKWYNGTWNDDDFKWLLRKVGTYIADKM